A stretch of DNA from Coccidioides posadasii str. Silveira chromosome 1, complete sequence:
CAGTCGTGTCATCAACAGCCTGATGCCCGAGCTTTTTAAGCGATGGGCAAATATTGATGCTCATCATTTGGTGACGATCGTGCTCTTTACTAGAGTACAGTATGACTTTGCAACTCCGACGTCGGGACACGCCACCCTCAATAGCAGCTTTTTAAACCGCGGTCCAGATGGTTCGGCGCCGAAAACCCAGGATTTCTATCGTGTCGTGGTCAACGATATGCCGAGTGGACAGTGGACTACTATATTAGACTCTCTTAAGAAGGAATTTCGCACATTCCTACGAGATGTCTCAATCCCACCACCCTATTTTCCTGATACTCCAATAGCAGCGGAAGATATCCCGAGATTCACAGAATCACATCCTCCTAAGATTGCTGGGCGGCCAACCTCAGCTCTACGGGGTAACATCCTGGAGGCAATTCACGTTGCTTCGTCTTACCTTGCTTTCGAGCATATCGGCCGTGACCTGGTAAGAACAGGAACCTCAATCGTCATTATAACACCTGGAACGGGGGTGTTTGAGGTCCCTTTCAAAATCCTATCCCTGACGTCCGATGTCCTTACCAGTCGGGCCATCGGCATAGATCTCATTTGTCTCAGCCCTATGCCACTCCATTCCGTACCTCTTTTCAAATACAAACTACCTCGTGATACCTCTCGTCGACCGGGGAGCTCCATTTCGTCGCGCCTTGCTCCTTATGAACATCGTCGAATGTCAGCGACCTTCTCGACAGCTCACATGTCCCCTCTTGATAGACCAGGCACCGCATTATCTGACCAGGCGCTGCAGGGTATCGGCAGTTCTCCCCAAGAAGAGGAATGGGGATATGGTATTCCACATTGGGTCGATATCTCGTACTGGGATCCTAAATTAGACCGTGCTAGCCGGGCAGCCGCTAAGAAAAAATCTACAATGTCCCCTGTGATAGCGACCATTGCGAAAAATTCGCAGCTGTTCGTGCCAAAAGTGCGAATGTACGAAATACAAATGATGGGGGTAATGGAGAGCGAGCAGTCAAACATATGCATCCCTCATATGTCTTCGACCTCATCCCGCACTCAAAAACGCCCCGGTACCTTGGCTTCCCTCGCTGCATCCATTGGGAATAGCCCATCACCAGATTCATCATACAGGTCCCAAGCAGGTGACGGCTTTCGGCCAAAATCCTTTATGTATAATATAAAGGACTCAAAGAAGAGTATGCTGCCGCCTGATGCAAAAGAACGGACCAACTTGGTGGAATGGATGGACTCTTACGATCAGTCGATTTTCCATCTGCATCCCAAACAAAAGCGACCTCGTAGGCGCTCCAAGGCAAAGCAAGCTGCCGAGACCGAAACCAGCAGGCCTTCCCAGCACGAAACTCCAAAACTAAGATCAAGTATGGATCTAGGGCAGCCTGATAATCGCCACCTATCTCCTTTTGGTCAACCTCACTTACAATTAAGATACGAAAGAATAGAGGAGGAGTCACTCGTTACACCCCGACGGATCACTCAACCGCCCGCCCAAACAAATATGAAATCAATCATAAAGCCGAAACCGAAGCTGCCTATTCCACGAATCTCTCGGTCTATCAGCTTTGCCCTGCGGGGACTTGGTTCTGCTCCTCCTAGGGCGCACGCAAGCACTGAAGTCAAAACTGAACATGCCCAGGCTCTCCCAACCTCGGGTGGAAGGACACCGGAAGACCCTGCATCAGGAGCATCAAATACAGTCACTCCCAGGCAGAATTCTCCTCTTAATTCGGGCGCAGCTACTCCTAAGCCCGAACGGTCTGAAGCTGACGCACCAAGTCACGTCGAAGCAATGACGCCATCCAAACCGATTTTGATCAGAGCCATCCGAAGGACTGGGGAGGATGGTAGCGTAGAGCCCCTGCCTCTAGAAGGGTCCTTCTCCACCCAAGGTACTGAGCCCCGTCATGATCTATTGCAGCATCACGACAGCCAGGGAGCTTTTCCTGTAAAGAGAACGGGGCGAAGGCTGGATCTACTGAGCAGTGGTGATCACACCTCCCCTCCTACTGTCTCGGCGACGGATGCACTCTCTCCGTGGGTAAGCCCCATCAACCCCTGGAACCCACCGAAGCTGGCGCCCTCACGCTCAAGTTGGTACGGACGCTGGCAGCATGTATATCCGAGAATTCCAAAAACGACTTCTGTGAAGTGGAAGAGCCTGAAGTCGCCTGCATCGTTGCCAATAACGGCTGAAGAGCTACCCACAGAATCCGAATTAACATCAAACTTTCTCCAAACTCCCTATCGAGTTTATCAAAACGACGAGGCTGACGCTGAGGTGCCGAAGACGAGAGAAATGCTCTTGCGTGATATGATTTCTTTGAGGTTGTCGCACGGGTTTCAGATAGTAGTAGGTAAGAAGGTCGAGGAGCAATCGACGGGCTATTCGAATATTTTTGACACCAAGGCACTGTCTAAGGATGGCACAACGGTTTTTATGGCGAGAGGAAATGTGATCCACAGACTTGTGTGCGTTGAAGGGGAGATTGAAGTTACAAAGTTTACTCGCAGACCGTTGAATGGTTTCCCAACTGACGAGCTGAATGATGCTTCAATAAGCTACAGCCCTGCTGTTAAAACCATTTTGAGTGCTCAGTACTGCAAGAACACCATATCCTTGGGGGCTCCACCGGAAGAGTACAACTGGAACTCTGCGGACGCGTTTCTCGCTGGCCATAGAGACCATATCACCAACTCCATCAGGCAGCTCCGGTTTTGGCGAACAAGATTTGTTTTGATACCGGTTCAGGTACCCTTAGCTGCAAGACGGCATATCTCTTCATTCCACGAAGATAATGAAGAGGAAATCCACCTACTTGGAATTTATAAATTGACTCAGATGTGGCAACGCCACAGGTATATCCCCCCCGAGGAAAGACAATTTCAGAGTGCCGCACGTAAAAGCAAAGATCAGAACCCACTCAATATCATTTATCAAACGAGTGATCCCTCGGTGGTGGTTGCTGCCGAGCTTGACAGGCTATTGCTGGAAGACCCTGGACTGGACAATGCCCCTGCCCAGCTGTTACCTGATTCGGAGTTGCTCCAGCGATCCAACATCACCCTCGCCTTCTTGGCACAAAAGATACAGGGTGAAAAGGGAGTAAGGATGATGGACAGGAGATGGCATTGGCGCCTTCACTACAACTGCTTCGTTGGCATGGAATTCACAACATGGCTACTGCAAAATTTCCGTGATATCGATACTCGAGAGGAAGCTGTTGAGTTTGGAAATGACCTGATGACGCATGGATTGTTCCATCACGTTCAGCGGAGGCACAATTTTAGGGATGGCAATTACTTCTACCAGATCGCGGACGAATACAGAGTGGTTCGCCCAGAGTCGAGAGGCGGGTGGTTTCAGCCACGCAAGGTGGACAAATCAAACCCAAATACGCCGATGGGTGAGGCCATGAAAGACTCAGCGTCAAGCATCCGCGCCAGATCAGAAAAAAGTATTGATGAGACAGGGAGCAAGCCTGACATCCCAGGATCTTCGAAACCCAGTCGGCCCAAGCCCTCCATTTCTCTGGCAAAATCCTTGAAATACGATGTCGATCCGCGCAAACGGTCGGATAGGCCTGAAGTGATTGATCTTCACTATGATAGGATTCATAATCCGGAGAATTGTTTTCACATTGAACTGAGCTGGATGAATGCCACGCCCAAGCTTGTGGAAGACGCCATCATGTCCTGGGTTGGAACCGCGGAGAAGTATGGACTGAAGCTGGTCGAGCTGCCGATATCTGAAGCGTCTTCCATCGTGGAAAGACAAGTGTTCAGGCGACCGTATCCTATCAAGTTGAAGGTCGACCCACCGCCGACGCCTGTATCGACGTATCTCACCGCGACGTCTTTTACTTCTCAAGCTGTGCCGGATCACCATTTTTACCAGAAGGCCATCCTGAAGAAGTTTGATTTCGTGCTGGACTTTGAGGCCAAGAGTGCGTTCCCGGCGAACGTGGACGTGTGCTATAGCTGGGGGAAGCCCGACTATCAATTCCCTCAGTACGTGCACCGCACCGGAGCGGTGCTGGCCCAGATCACGGACGAAGGGCATTTCCTCCTCCTCGCAAACCGATTTCACAACAGTCACAACCCCGTCAGCCTCAAGGACTCGAACAAGTTCGACCGTTCCTCGGAATATTTCCCGCGCCCACGTGCAGCGACATTCGACCCGCTCGACCGCCGCTCGCCCCTCCTGTCACCTGTGGCTCGCCCCACCCCCGGCACAGACAGCAGCATCCCCTCCGCCTCCCCACTGTATATCTCGGCAAGCGACGCCTCCCAGAACTCGTACCGCGTAACGGACCAGATCAAAGACAGCATGCGCGCCTTCTGCTCCGACGCAGAGCAGCTCGAGGCGTTCTTTGCGGAGATGGCCATGGCCAAGGGCAAGACTGCTACTACTGCCGGCCCGGCATCCCTGTCGTCGGTGAAGCTCAGTCCGACCACGCCGGCGACGGTGGATTCGTCGATCCCGTCGCTAGAGCTGCCGGCGAGCGTGGTCGCGAGGAATCTACATCTGCCTCAGCCGGTGGCTTTGGCAGCAGCGCAGGCTTCGGCGGAAACACCGCAGGTTGCGGGGTCCATTGATGCTGTGATGAGAAGTACGAGCGTGTCCAGCCCGCGGAACGGTGCTTTTAGGCATTGAAAGTTGGAGGAAAACTTTTTttaatttggagagatttggatATTTTCATATAGGATGATGCAATTAGGTGAATTGCTTGGTATTAGATtgataaaaaagaaaaaaaaggctgtGACGTTTAACAGTcttatttctttttatttttttatgTCGATCAAAAAGGTGAATGCTGGTTGGTCTACGGAGTCCTCCATAAAAGTTTGGAAAAACGAGAGAGAAGGGATCTCACTGATACAGGGACCATGATTTTTTTGGTCCATCTCCTTGGATTTTtaccttttccttttttctttttttttttttttagcagCTTGAGAGGGCAGTCCAATGGTATTTTGGCGAATGTAATAATAGCACAGAAtcagcagaagaagaatgtgaaaagccctacggagtactcggCTGTTGCTGAATCCTGCACGTTCTGTTCTGGTCTGGATTACGCCTTTGAAGTCGGCGATTCGATGGGGCTTCCAGAAGAAGCTCCACCACGGCGGAGTCGGCGACCAGCTGTCGGAGCACGATGACGTCTTGCTCCCATTTCCGGGGTAACTTCTAACTTCTGGGCGAGTGACCTCACAGCCATTACGGAGCATCAGTGAAGTGTGGTCCATTCAGTGTGAggttttttaaaaaaaaaaggaaaagaaaaacaaaagaaaaacaaaaaaaggatCTCGATGTTGACATGTGAAGCCAGGTCTCCGTGTTTTCTGACGCTTGGCCGGGTTCGAAGCAGTTCTCCTGGGCAGTCTGGATcggtgtgtgtgtgtgtggccTGATACTCCTCAGTCGACGCGTCAACGCTCGGGAGATTTTCACACGCGATCCTTTCCGCTCTGGATGCGACGACGAAATTCAACAAAAGCTCTTACTAAATCATGACGCTGATGAACGGGGGTGTGTAATTGCAGGAATGGAGTAGAAAACCTTGGTGGCTCGTATTGGGGCTGTTTCTGCGCCGGGAGAGCGTTCCGGGGCCGATAATTTCTCGGAATCGGCAGTGAGTCACGCCCCCGGGAATGGGCCAAGCCGCCTCCTCAACCCCCCGATGGAGCCCGAGCTTCCCCCGGAACTCGCCCACCACCACGCAGCACCAAGGGGCCCTCCCCTGCAACCCCCCTTTTCCCCCTGACTGCTAGAGCTACGTGTGTACGATGTACTGTGTACTGCATACAGACAATGCTTTATTTCGATTGGCATCGAGAAGCATAACGAGCGTGCAGGAGGaggggtggtggtggtggtggtggtgggggGTCCTGCAGAACGACAAAGAGAACTGCACCTGGAGCCAGCAGATGATCGTACGATCGCGAAAAAGGcaatgaaagaaaaaaatattaaaaaaaatgagcagaaaaaaaagcGAAAAGCTGAACGGCGGGCGGCGGAAAGGCACAGCCAGTCACGAGGCTGCGTTTCAATACGGGAGGCCCCCGGTGGCTTGGGTGCAGCGGGCCAATCAGCGGGCTGCTATTCCCCGAATGCGGTATGGCGGCCGTAACGGGTTTCGCGCGGGCTGGAAATTTTCGCTCGAAGTCGATTCGGAGCGCCGCAGCTCGATGGCCGATTTCATTGTTGCAGGCTGCAGCTATTAATTGAtttcatattttttttataatttttatcttttgacttcttcttcttcttctttttccttcttctttctctcctaGACCAAGACGACTTTCTTTGAAGTGACATCTCGCTCCTCAAACACAGGACTCTCCtctcttgattttcttcaggGAGAATTTAAAAAGGAGAGTTGTTCTCGAGGTTGTGCCTCTCTGCCTCTTTCGCAGTGTTACTCGGATCAATCACGAAACAGGTCAAAAACTGCCCAACCGTCCACCACTCGACCGCCAGACAGACCCAGCGCTGTCTCAAgccctcttttcttcttaacCCCTACAACCCTTTCTTAGCCATTGTGTGCGCGTTCATTGACGGCTAAGGGTCGTCAGATGAACCTGCGATTTCAGAACTCCCCGAGTGCAGATGTGAGAAACCCCCCCGCCCCCCCAAAGCACAGTCCAGTACTATGAGCTGACCGCGCCCGCGTATGTGTGTGCATTGTAGAATCTCCTCTTCAATCTGGAGAGGAATCCAATTAGATAAATGGTTTTTAAGCCATTTACCCACCTCGCGCGTCAAACCTTCTCCAAAACCTTCGCCCATGGCTACGCTCAATCCGTAGTTGCGGCCTCTCAGTCCTCCTATGCATCCTCCGCCACCTCCTTAAACCAGATCACCTCCGTTCCCGGAAAGTTCACTCGCACTGCCCAGCTCCAGAGTGCTTTCCAGAATGCCTCCGGCTCCTCCTCGAGCGCCGGCGCAAAGGCCGGCCATGCAGCCTCGAACTACGCCTCCGCTGATTCCGGCCTAGCGGCCTACTTTGCAGCATGGCAGCTGGCGCAGCAGACCGGCGAAGATGGGGACTGGAAACAGTACCAGTTTACCCGGAGAATCGGCTGGAAGGCTGGTGCCAAGGAATCCAAGGAAGAGGAGAGTAAGCCCGAGAGGGAGTCGGCGGACGAACAGGATAGCGCTTCCTTGTCCCACTCCAGTCTGAATGACGGTCGAAGCGTGAGAAGCGTCGAAAGCGCCCCCGTCGACAAGGACGTCAGCGCCAGGGTCGACGAGGCCGTTGCTCGCGAGATCCAGCAGATCCAGGAAGCAGCGGAATTGACCGACTCGGCTTCCGTGGTTGATTCTGCTGAGCTCCTCGAATCCAAGGAGGCTACCAGCGCCGAGATCACCCCCGTAACTTCGGTCGAGGATGTTGCCCCTTCGCCCAAGGCTCCAAGAACCCCAAGGACCCCGGTTCGAGCCTTGAGATCCACACAGGCCACGAACGAGGAGTCTAACCGGATCGTCGAACTCGCCGCTGCCAGATCCTTCTCCCAAGTCCCCGTCGCTTTCgagaagctgctgaaagatGGCGTGGTCCCGAGTATCGGGGCATATAACGCTCTCCTGCAGGCAGCCATTTACCTGCATTCCGACGTCTACCACGCCGTTCCCAAGGCCCTCGACATCTACTCCGACATGATCCGTCGAAATGTGATGCCAAACGAACAGACGTACCAGACACTGGTCCGTCTTCTATCTACCCGTGCCCTGGACTGCCAACACATGGTCCAAAATCTCGAACAAGCGCGAATTCGCTACGGAGGCATGGACGAACCTGGAAAGTCCCTCTTCCGATCAAGCGAGGTGGAGCATGAACTCTTGACTGAGGATCATTCTCTCTCCATCGCTCTGAAACTGTTTACGCTGGCCACTTCGCGCCACCACGGCATCGTCTTTTCGCTCGACATCTACCGCAGTCTCCTGACCGCGTGTGCGATGAAGGGCGAGGTTGACAAGATGATACAGATTTTCGCCCACATGGAGAAAAACAAGGTTGCTCCACATGCTGCTATGTTTCCCCCGATGATCGACGCCTTTGCTGCAGGCGGCGATCTGAAGAGCGCCGTTGAATGTTACAATGAATACAGGACCTTGGCCATCGCGGATGACAGCGGAGTCTTCGGTGTTGTCGACAGAAAAGACGGCGAAGTTTATGCCGCTGTGGTCAAAGCTTACATGAACTGCGGTAAAACCGATGGCGCTCTTCGATTTTTCGACAAGATCAGAACCTCCTTTGACGGAGTTGAGAACCGGGAGCAGAGACTCAAGGTTGTAGAAGATGTGATCGTGAAGGACGGCATGGTTCAGCACTCCATCAAGGCCGGCAATTTCGTTGAGGCCCTCAAGACTGCTCAGAACCGTCTTGGTGGAGAATCTCTACGATCCGCCGTTTTGAAAATCTGCGAGAGCGCAGCGGATGCGGGGGAGTCTGCCGTTGCTTCCGAAGCGTACGACCTCTTGTCTGCTGAGAAAACCGGCAgcggcagcagcagccaaaccCCTGTCGTTGCCATGATGGCCATGCATATCCGACAGGGAGATCTTGTCTCGGCCAAATCCCAGTGGGCTATATTAGCTTCCAATGATCACGTCAACGCGGATCTCATTCAGCCGACGGCCATGTATGCCGTTGCACTTCTTCGGAGTGGTCAAACTGATGAAGGCCTCTCCCAAGCCCGCAACATGTTTGCCAAGATTAGGAATGCCTCTCCCAATAAACAAGGCCAACTCCGTGAAGAAATCGATGAGGCCATTGACCTCTTCGGTCGCGTCCTCATGCAATCGTCGCCTGTTCTTTCAGCTCATGCCGCCATGACTCTGATCTGGGCTATGGTCGAGAATGGTGGGCTGGTATCGCCGGTTGCAGAACACGCCATCGCCAGCCTCGGCCCCATGGAGATCTCCCAGCTCAGCGCCCACGATCTCAATCTCGCTCTTCAGGTCCAGGCAGGCATGCTCATCAATGGATCCCCGCTTTTTGACGCGGCGCATCCTGCCCGTTTCGCCCACATGCTTGAGCTGGCCATGTCCACTGGGCTGCCGTTCAATCACCACACGAAGCAGCTCTTAGACCAAGGCGTCTCTAAGGTCAGCGTTGCTCGTCCAGAGCTGTTGCGCAAATGGCAGCATTTCACACAGGGCTCCGCTAGACCGACATTTGTGTCGCCGCGGTATTCCCCCACCCAAAAGGTCTCCCCTGCCGTAAAGCCCACTCACCCTGAGGATTCATTTGATCCCTATGCTCATTCAACTGATTTCCGTGGTTCTTCCATGATTGCCGAAGAGCTTGAGAACACCCGTGGACGACCGGAAGATCATCTCAACACTGCAATGATCAAGTTCAGAAATATGCGTCGTATTGGCAGACATCCTCGATATATCACCTATGCCAAGCTCATCACCGCTGCTGCCAAGTGCGGACGTATGAATCTTGTCCACGAGATTTTGGGAATGGCTAGACATGATGTTCCTCTAATTCCACAGTACGGTGCGGTCAAGTACGGCTGGACCTCCATCCTCGATGCGATGGTCGCAGCCAGCCTAACCGCTGGAGAACGCGGTCTTGCTGCCAAATACCACCAAGAACTATTGAACATGGGCGCCGCACCTTCGGCGAACACTTTTGGTCTCTACATCACCACCTTGAAGGAGTCGACGAAAACATTCGACGAGGCAACGGAAGCCGTAAAAATCTTCCACCGGGCCA
This window harbors:
- the IML1 gene encoding vacuolar membrane-associated protein iml1 (BUSCO:46666at4751~EggNog:ENOG410PI1E~COG:T~BUSCO:188at33183), with the translated sequence MLQSGGIKGPQRKQFQPASAEARSMRATIASLQDSKVDSARPDSPQYSPKSPSKRSCTLWVHDETFSREEVLCNLQALPDFGLNVGYLVEVSVAQGDHLGSQLKLETGSRYLQDEGSFTSPRWPIGAGGSASRSTFGGDAKLRSRKTPGKFLFIVKPFPPEVRAKHPNLQVSVANHVANAFGFKNRSQIHLTVRKRAQCSASHVELIFRDQFLLRSDMWRLTMSELVDRPIYKGQKILFMGSIKATVKSVYINGNKTLSAYFSPNTIPIFRSESARFVLFIQMSKEMWDFDSEGTGDILFSRVINSLMPELFKRWANIDAHHLVTIVLFTRVQYDFATPTSGHATLNSSFLNRGPDGSAPKTQDFYRVVVNDMPSGQWTTILDSLKKEFRTFLRDVSIPPPYFPDTPIAAEDIPRFTESHPPKIAGRPTSALRGNILEAIHVASSYLAFEHIGRDLVRTGTSIVIITPGTGVFEVPFKILSLTSDVLTSRAIGIDLICLSPMPLHSVPLFKYKLPRDTSRRPGSSISSRLAPYEHRRMSATFSTAHMSPLDRPGTALSDQALQGIGSSPQEEEWGYGIPHWVDISYWDPKLDRASRAAAKKKSTMSPVIATIAKNSQLFVPKVRMYEIQMMGVMESEQSNICIPHMSSTSSRTQKRPGTLASLAASIGNSPSPDSSYRSQAGDGFRPKSFMYNIKDSKKSMLPPDAKERTNLVEWMDSYDQSIFHLHPKQKRPRRRSKAKQAAETETSRPSQHETPKLRSSMDLGQPDNRHLSPFGQPHLQLRYERIEEESLVTPRRITQPPAQTNMKSIIKPKPKLPIPRISRSISFALRGLGSAPPRAHASTEVKTEHAQALPTSGGRTPEDPASGASNTVTPRQNSPLNSGAATPKPERSEADAPSHVEAMTPSKPILIRAIRRTGEDGSVEPLPLEGSFSTQGTEPRHDLLQHHDSQGAFPVKRTGRRLDLLSSGDHTSPPTVSATDALSPWVSPINPWNPPKLAPSRSSWYGRWQHVYPRIPKTTSVKWKSLKSPASLPITAEELPTESELTSNFLQTPYRVYQNDEADAEVPKTREMLLRDMISLRLSHGFQIVVGKKVEEQSTGYSNIFDTKALSKDGTTVFMARGNVIHRLVCVEGEIEVTKFTRRPLNGFPTDELNDASISYSPAVKTILSAQYCKNTISLGAPPEEYNWNSADAFLAGHRDHITNSIRQLRFWRTRFVLIPVQVPLAARRHISSFHEDNEEEIHLLGIYKLTQMWQRHRYIPPEERQFQSAARKSKDQNPLNIIYQTSDPSVVVAAELDRLLLEDPGLDNAPAQLLPDSELLQRSNITLAFLAQKIQGEKGVRMMDRRWHWRLHYNCFVGMEFTTWLLQNFRDIDTREEAVEFGNDLMTHGLFHHVQRRHNFRDGNYFYQIADEYRVVRPESRGGWFQPRKVDKSNPNTPMGEAMKDSASSIRARSEKSIDETGSKPDIPGSSKPSRPKPSISLAKSLKYDVDPRKRSDRPEVIDLHYDRIHNPENCFHIELSWMNATPKLVEDAIMSWVGTAEKYGLKLVELPISEASSIVERQVFRRPYPIKLKVDPPPTPVSTYLTATSFTSQAVPDHHFYQKAILKKFDFVLDFEAKSAFPANVDVCYSWGKPDYQFPQYVHRTGAVLAQITDEGHFLLLANRFHNSHNPVSLKDSNKFDRSSEYFPRPRAATFDPLDRRSPLLSPVARPTPGTDSSIPSASPLYISASDASQNSYRVTDQIKDSMRAFCSDAEQLEAFFAEMAMAKGKTATTAGPASLSSVKLSPTTPATVDSSIPSLELPASVVARNLHLPQPVALAAAQASAETPQVAGSIDAVMRSTSVSSPRNGAFRH
- a CDS encoding uncharacterized protein (EggNog:ENOG410PH31~COG:S~BUSCO:592at33183); protein product: MVFKPFTHLARQTFSKTFAHGYAQSVVAASQSSYASSATSLNQITSVPGKFTRTAQLQSAFQNASGSSSSAGAKAGHAASNYASADSGLAAYFAAWQLAQQTGEDGDWKQYQFTRRIGWKAGAKESKEEESKPERESADEQDSASLSHSSLNDGRSVRSVESAPVDKDVSARVDEAVAREIQQIQEAAELTDSASVVDSAELLESKEATSAEITPVTSVEDVAPSPKAPRTPRTPVRALRSTQATNEESNRIVELAAARSFSQVPVAFEKLLKDGVVPSIGAYNALLQAAIYLHSDVYHAVPKALDIYSDMIRRNVMPNEQTYQTLVRLLSTRALDCQHMVQNLEQARIRYGGMDEPGKSLFRSSEVEHELLTEDHSLSIALKLFTLATSRHHGIVFSLDIYRSLLTACAMKGEVDKMIQIFAHMEKNKVAPHAAMFPPMIDAFAAGGDLKSAVECYNEYRTLAIADDSGVFGVVDRKDGEVYAAVVKAYMNCGKTDGALRFFDKIRTSFDGVENREQRLKVVEDVIVKDGMVQHSIKAGNFVEALKTAQNRLGGESLRSAVLKICESAADAGESAVASEAYDLLSAEKTGSGSSSQTPVVAMMAMHIRQGDLVSAKSQWAILASNDHVNADLIQPTAMYAVALLRSGQTDEGLSQARNMFAKIRNASPNKQGQLREEIDEAIDLFGRVLMQSSPVLSAHAAMTLIWAMVENGGLVSPVAEHAIASLGPMEISQLSAHDLNLALQVQAGMLINGSPLFDAAHPARFAHMLELAMSTGLPFNHHTKQLLDQGVSKVSVARPELLRKWQHFTQGSARPTFVSPRYSPTQKVSPAVKPTHPEDSFDPYAHSTDFRGSSMIAEELENTRGRPEDHLNTAMIKFRNMRRIGRHPRYITYAKLITAAAKCGRMNLVHEILGMARHDVPLIPQYGAVKYGWTSILDAMVAASLTAGERGLAAKYHQELLNMGAAPSANTFGLYITTLKESTKTFDEATEAVKIFHRAMSEGVEPTSFLYNALIGKLGKARRIDDCLLYFAEMRANGVRPTSVTYGTIVNALCRVSDERFAEEMFDEMESMPNYKPRPAPYNSLIQYFLNTKRDRLKVLAYYERMKSKNIEPTMHTYKLLIDAYASLEPVNMEAAEGVLETIRSTGQQPEGVHFASLVHAKGCVLHDMEGARKVFDSALSSRAVRPQACLYQALFEAMVANHKVTDTPALLESMTKAGVEMTPYIANTLIHGWATEGNVNNAKSVYESIGIQKREPSTYEAMTRAFLAAEDRQSASAVVQEMLSRGYPSAVASKVVELVSGGNPPTPVGA